From the Megalopta genalis isolate 19385.01 chromosome 13, iyMegGena1_principal, whole genome shotgun sequence genome, one window contains:
- the LOC117224260 gene encoding uncharacterized protein LOC117224260 gives MYAIHKLHTRRDVYKANYFYYKKLQKKVLNALSKNVLFKWKYIVSSTYECTNKLTISKLNCTKAETHHNKVILRQYFSRWYEFITIRFNETMLLEKAIAFHNLCCLKKCIICWKIYLQYQQGKKLVKDKSDKVLVQKIFTFIAYGVKESIANKIVQEKVDIFYNAKCQQRIFYVWRNWYHEKVKRAIKMHEIKEIFDNRIKCVTFHNWCLYTYEKKCKRRQIFFSENFHKRKLMTKTLKNLYNYTVYRKEKQVKLSYINDRAAIIINHLRSIYIDKWRKALYVITREKQKLSQAIEFWEINLYRKYFFYWKKFSQNYKTKQLHKKELNELTSNFLLKRYVLHWRDKLQNILEMNKKEDFVKSIINRKILERHLSAWKEYVSRKIVKRQDIEAAKEMYKTFLLREGLKEILKSTLHEIDQRHCLQLEHAATRCFNNIEILKEYFDKWKSLIYIKNHFKSLPKVTNNEDFQSTSAETSCHAYNSIKNVDLVLPEYMKKKNRIPAVTDVMQSLENWIFDSQ, from the exons ATGTATGCCATACATAAATTACATACAAGAAGAGATGTATATAAAGcaaactatttttattataagaagtTACAAAAGAAAGTTTTGAATGCATTATCCAAGAATGTGTTATTTAAATGGAAATACATTGTCTCATCCACATATGAGTGTACTAATAAATTAACAATATCAAAGTTAAATTGTACAAAAGCTGAAACACACCATAACAAAGTTATATTAAGACAATATTTTTCACGTTGGTatgaatttattacaattagaTTTAATGAAACCATGTTATTAGAAAAGGCTATTGCATTTCATAATTTATGCTGCTTAAAGAAGTGTATTATATGTTGGAAGATATACTTACAGTATCAACAAGGAAAGAAACTTGTGAAAGATAAATCAGATAAGGTGTTAGTACAAAAAATATTCACCTTTATTgcttat GGCGTAAAGGAGTCTATTGCTAATAAAATAGTACAAGAAAAAGTTGATATATTTTATAACGCTAAATGCCAGCAAAGGATATTTTATGTTTGGCGAAATTGGTATCATGAAAAGGtgaaaagagcgataaaaaTGCACGAAATTAAGGAGATATTTGATAATAGGATAAAATGTGTAACATTTCATAATTGGTGTTTATATACGTACGAGAAAAAATGCAAAAGAAGACAAATATTTTTCTCCGAAAATttccataaaagaaaattaatgaccaaaactttaaaaaatctttataattatactgtttacagaaaagaaaaacagGTAAAATTATCTTATATAAACGATAGAGCTGCGATCATTATTAATCACTTGCGAAGTATTTATATTGATAAATGGAGAAAAGCACTTTACGTTATTACACGAGAAAAACAAAAATTAAGTCAAGCTATTGAATTTTGGGAGATAAATTTGTATCGTAAATATTTCTTTTATTGGAAGAAATTTTCTCAAAACTACAAAACGAAACAACTTCATAAAAAAGAGTTGAACGAGCTTACTTCCAACTTTTTATTAAAAAGATACGTTTTACATTGGCGTGACAAATTGCAAAATATACTTGAAATGAATAAAAAAGAAGACTTCGTCAAATCTATAATAAACCGTAAAATTTTGGAAAGACATTTATCTGCGTGGAAAGAATACGTTTCTCGAAAGATAGTAAAGAGACAGGATATCGAAGCAGCAAAAGAAATGTATAAAACGTTTTTGTTGCGGGAGGGACTAAAAGAAATTTTGAAAAGTACTCTTCACGAGATTGATCAACGACATTGCTTGCAACTAGAACATGCAGCAACGAGGTGTTTcaataatattgaaattttaaagGAATACTTTGACAAGTGGAAATCGTTAATTTATATAAAGAACCACTTCAAATCATTACCTAAAGTTACGAACAACGAAGACTTTCAGTCCACAAGTGCAGAAACTTCATGTCACGcttataatagtataaaaaaTGTAGATTTAGTCCTGCCAGAAtatatgaagaaaaaaaacagaatCCCTGCTGTTACTGACGTCATGCAATCTCTCGAAAATTGGATCTTTGATTCCCAATAA
- the l(3)07882 gene encoding nucleolar protein 14 homolog l(3)07882, with product MVEAKKKYLSELSQQKRNQQSKKRLNPFEVHINKNKQNVLGKKSKLDKGLPGISRAKAIKKRKGTLLHEYKLKNKDNMFLDKRIGERNAGMNAEDKAVARFAAERLKAHKKKNIYNLNDEEILTHRGQTLEEIEKFDDPKSDDEFTDDDNKTGKLDDRFVSEAHFGGGVLSKSEKSRKDIIDELIAESKKRKAEQQKIREQTIDLTEKLDTEWKDLLPIVTAANKAIEEVVNKPKADDYDIAVRELKFEARGTASEKLKSEEEIVKEEKEKLEALEADRLSRMKGFVNDSSNEIRHKSADDLDDGFALEAVNEEAQEEEENNEEDKEGENDDSDNDSDVEKENSAENGSDVEKENSAENDDDVEKENSAENDGDVEKENSAENEIEDFSDAGTNHDIKEKKKVRDNKKSKTEEISEAVHSEAESSEEDNLSDLKDSESSSEDETAENKKTVTFAKNNENVSKQEGNSDSTNIKSILKSKTDTNVPEMENKDRQQEIREDLLKRKEIMEKARKELPYTYKVPTSYEEFQKLLKNHNAEYQSVIIDRIIKCNHWTLDGRNKEKLSDLFIYLLQHINDCAVEDNIESIVNCFNIFDRLCPFLYDLAHMDPVNAKTSIQEIIKEKHEKFEKNKKRFPDLDIFIFFKLVSLLFPTSDFRHPVVTPCLIFMSQILLRCRIRNKIDIVKGLFICTLILEYTVLSKRFPPSAINFLRGIIYLATPKHLIQGIKMIPPFKRNGESSNLLILDGDQTDLDIKPSNALMKASDLLEEGQLDDEFKIRALITAINMLREFKNHVEELEAVYSIFEPILKLLKANAFDKYPSNVKQHIKEFRKELKALRKKKLEYLVIQKKKPKPLRLYEPRIEPVYDGKRHKPMSKDKAEREKLLHKYKKEMKGAMREIRRDKSFIAKLQIKQQIKSDEERKRKVREIYGEAAMQQNELKKLKRKK from the exons ATGGTTGAAGCAAAAAAGAAATACTTGTCAGAGCTTTCCCAACAGAAGAGGAACCAACAAAGTAAAAAACGATTAAATCCATTTGAGGTGCATataaataaaaacaaacaaaatgTTCTGGGGAAAAAGAGCAAACTGGACAAAGGACTTCCTGGTATATCTCGTGCAAAAGCAATAAAAAAACGAAAAGGAACGCTTCTACACgagtataaattaaaaaataaggaTAATATGTTTCTGGATAAACGTATAGGTGAAAGAAATGCTGGCATGAATGCGGAGGATAAAGCTGTTGCAAGATTTGCTGCAGAACGTTTGAAAGCTCacaagaagaaaaacatttATAATCTAAATGATGAAGAAATATTGACACATAGAGGGCAAACTTTGGAAGAGATAGAGAAGTTCGATGACCCGAAAAGCGATGATGAGTTTACTGACGATGACAATAAGACTGGCAAGTTGGATGACAGATTTGTTAGCGAAGCCCACTTTGGTGGTGGAGTTCTGTCAAAATCGGAGAAATCCAGAAAGGATATTATCGATGAACTCATAGCTGAGTCAAAGAAACGTAAGGCCGAGCAACAGAAGATACGTGAACAAACGATAGATTTAACAGAAAAACTTGACACAGAGTGGAAAGATCTTCTTCCTATAGTAACAGCAGCTAATAAAGCAATTGAAGAAGTAGTTAATAAACCCAAAGCCGATGATTACGACATTGCTGTACGTGAGCTGAAATTCGAAGCCAGAGGTACAGCATCTGAGAAATTAAAATCCGAGGAAGAAATTGTAAAAGAGGAAAAAGAGAAATTGGAAGCCCTTGAAGCTGATCGATTGTCCAGGATGAAAGGTTTCGTCAATGATTCCAGTAATGAAATTAGGCACAAGTCTGCGGATGACCTTGATGATGGCTTTGCATTGGAGGCTGTGAACGAAGAAgcacaagaagaagaagaaaacaaTGAGGAAGATAAAGAAGGTGAAAATGATGACAGCGATAATGATAGTGATGTTGAAAAGGAAAATTCTGCTGAAAATGGTAGTGATGTTGAAAAGGAAAATTCTGCTGAAAATGATGACGATGTTGAAAAGGAAAATTCTGCTGAAAATGATGGTGATGTCGAAAAAGAAAATTCTGCTGAAAATGAAATAGAAGACTTTTCTGATGCAGGAACTAATCACGATATTAAGGAGAAGAAAAAAGTTAGAGATAATAAAAAAAGTAAGACAGAAGAAATTTCTGAAGCAGTACACTCAGAAGCTGAAAGTTCTGAAGAAGATAATTTGTCAGATTTGAAAGATTCAGAATCTTCTAGTGAAGATGAAACTGCGGAAAATAAGAAGACTGTCACTTTTgcaaaaaataatgaaaatgtcTCAAAGCAGGAAGGAAATTCCGATTCTACAAATATTAAATCCATACTTAAATCAAAAACTGATACAAATGTCCCggaaatggaaaataaagatAGACAGCAAGAAATTAGAGAAGACTtattgaaaagaaaagaaattatgGAGAAAGCAAGGAAAGAGCTACCTTACACCTATAAAGTACCAACAAGTTATGAAGAATTTCAAAAGTTGTTAAAAAATCATAATGCTGAGTATCAGTCAGTCATTATTGACCGCATTATAAAATGTAACCACTGGACATTGGATGgcagaaataaagaaaaattatcAGACCTGTTTATATACTTACTGCAGCATATAAATGATTGTGCTGTAGAAGATAATATAGAAAGTATTGTTAACTGTTTTAACATTTTTGATAg GTTGTGCCCTTTTCTATATGATTTAGCACACATGGATCCAGTGAATGCCAAAACTTCTATAcaagaaataattaaagaaaaacacGAAAAATTCGAGAAGAATAAGAAGAGATTTCCAGATCTAGATATT TTTATTTTCTTcaaattggtttctttgttgTTTCCGACATCTGATTTTAGACACCCCGTGGTTACGCCGTGCTTGATATTTATGTCCCAGATCTTGCTCAGATGTCGtataagaaataaaatagatatcgtGAAAGGACTTTTTATATGTACACTTATTTTAGAG TACACGGTATTGAGTAAGCGGTTTCCCCCGTCGGCAATAAATTTCTTGCgaggaataatttatttagccACACCAAAACATTTGATACAAGGGATAAAAATGATACCACCGTTTAAAAGAAACGGGGAATCAAGTAATTTATTGATACTCGATGGTGATCAAACTGATCTAGATATTAAACCGAGTAATGCGCTTATGAAGGCGTCAGATTTACTAGAAGAAGGACAACTGGATGATGAATTTAAAATAAGAGCTTTAATAACAGCTATTAACATGCTGCGAGAATTCAAGAATCATGTGGAGGAACTAGAAGCTGTATATTCGATTTTCGAACCAATTTTGAAATTACTCAAAGCGAATGCATTTGATAAGTATCCGTCAAATGTAAAACAGCATATTAAAGAATTCCGGAAAGAGTTAAAGGCACTGAGAAAGAAAAAGTTAGAATATTTAGTGATTCAGAAGAAGAAGCCAAAACCACTGAGACTATATGAACCGCGAATTGAGCCTGT GTATGATGGTAAGAGACATAAGCCTATGTCCAAAGACAAAGCAGAAAGAGAGAAACTGTTACACAAATATAAGAAGGAAATGAAGGGCGCGATGCGTGAAATACGTAGGGATAAATCATTCATAGCGAAATTACAAATAAAACAACAAATTAAGAGTGACGAAGAACGCAAGCGTAAGGTCAGAGAAATTTATGGCGAAGCCGCTATGCAACAGAATGAATTAAAGAAGCTgaagagaaagaaataa
- the LOC143260450 gene encoding uncharacterized protein LOC143260450 isoform X2, producing MATLTATLTATLTATLTAPSSTTEYEDNLSDLKGSGSFSEGETVENRKTVTFAKNNKNVSKQKGNSDSTNIKSILKSKTDTSVPKMTVNVISEVDAGLRYSTDSRIVKHSDILTLRALQS from the exons ATGGCAACGTTGACGGCGACGTTGACGGCGACGTTGACGGCGACGTTGACGGCACCATCGTCAACCACGGAGTACGAAGATAATTTGTCAGATTTGAAAGGTTCAGGATCTTTTAGTGAAGGTGAAACTGTGGAAAATAGGAAGACTGTTACGTTTGCAAAAAATAACAAGAATGTCTCAAAGCAGAAAGGAAATTCCGATTCTACCAATATTAAATCCATACTTAAATCAAAAACTGATAcaagtgtcccgaaaat GACTGTCAACGTAATATCGGAGGTAGATGCAGGCTTACGTTATAGCACAGATTCCCGGATAGTCAAGCATTCCGATATACTTACTCTTAGAGCCCTCCAAAGCTGA
- the LOC117224259 gene encoding uncharacterized protein LOC117224259, which translates to MDANILKALLCSCESVTKDLESSEDYQKLVNEDKFLPTSSNIFNALCSSLTSLLSYKVSREAYQRYTVRLNVIDVLRDCCRINEAFRNFNVFVDGKHTSTFLRNLLDKYVTNDFLDTCDSTENLLPLSSALMTLTSIDSYYKCYAERLLLKLAELSSDEEQSCDESGRLLCYAVQPKSNLNLELSTIEKIYDLQKCKLMEQPLLSHFVASCTELKNDDNESNLKTVDLLDQLFEFASDSPHIFLLICAFMKELLLHLDYHPTVISFVQLILKRMKESCENRGKDILDLYPRSLQSIVILLRIEPVYHTDDSRNATLGTLKDIYSKDKDTAITLLSHFPQWLKLFAELLLNADTI; encoded by the exons ATGGATGCCAACATTTTGAAGGCATTGTTATGCAGCTGTGAAAGTGTCACAAAAGATCTCGAATCATCGGAGGACTATCAGAAATTAGTCAACGAAGACAAATTTTTACCAACATCTAGTAATATATTTAACGCATTATGTTCTTCTTTGACAAGTTTGTTGTCTTACAAAGTATCAAGGGAAGCTTATCAACGTTATACCGTGAGACTTAATGTAATT GATGTCTTGCGAGATTGTTGTAGGATTAACGAGGCCTTTAGAAATTTCAATGTATTTGTTGATGGAAAGCATACCTCTACATTCCTCAGAAATCTGTTGGACAAGTATGTAACAAACGATTTCTTAGACACCTGTGATTCAACCGAAAATCTGTTACCATTATCTAGTGCTTTAATGACCTTAACATCTATTGATTCTTATTACAAGTGTTATGCAGAAAGACTGCTTCTGAAACTTGCAGAATTGTCTTCTGATGAAGAACAATCTTGTGATGAAAGTGGACGATTGCTATGTTATGCTGTGCAACCAAAGTCCAATTTGAATCTTGAACTCTCAACAATAGAGAAGATATATGATTTACAAAAATGCAAATTAATGGAACAGCCATTGCTAAGTCATTTTGTAGCATCTTGTACAGAGTTAAAAAATGATGACAATGAGAGTAATTTAAAGACTGTCGATTTGTTGGATCAGTTGTTTGAATTTGCTAGCGACTCTCCACATATCTTTCTTTTAATATGTGCTTTTATGAAAGAATTGTTACTACATTTAGATTATCATCCTACAGTCATAAGCTTCGTACAATTGATTTTGAAACGTATGAAAGAATCTTGTGAAAATCGAGGCAAAGATATTTTAGATCTATATCCAAGAAGCTTGCAATCTATTGTGATTTTGCTGCGAATAGAACCAGTATATCATACGGATGATTCTAGAAATGCTACATTGGGAACATTGAAAGACATATATTCCAAGGATAAGGATACAGCAATAACTTTGTTGTCGCATTTCCCTCAATGGTTGAAATTATTTGCAGAACTGCTGTTAAATGCAGACACCATTTAA
- the LOC143260450 gene encoding uncharacterized protein LOC143260450 isoform X1, with protein sequence MATLTATLTATLTATLTAPSSTTEYEDNLSDLKGSGSFSEGETVENRKTVTFAKNNKNVSKQKGNSDSTNIKSILKSKTDTSVPKILFILYPHRTVNVISEVDAGLRYSTDSRIVKHSDILTLRALQS encoded by the exons ATGGCAACGTTGACGGCGACGTTGACGGCGACGTTGACGGCGACGTTGACGGCACCATCGTCAACCACGGAGTACGAAGATAATTTGTCAGATTTGAAAGGTTCAGGATCTTTTAGTGAAGGTGAAACTGTGGAAAATAGGAAGACTGTTACGTTTGCAAAAAATAACAAGAATGTCTCAAAGCAGAAAGGAAATTCCGATTCTACCAATATTAAATCCATACTTAAATCAAAAACTGATAcaagtgtcccgaaaat attatttattttatacccTCACAGGACTGTCAACGTAATATCGGAGGTAGATGCAGGCTTACGTTATAGCACAGATTCCCGGATAGTCAAGCATTCCGATATACTTACTCTTAGAGCCCTCCAAAGCTGA